The Phormidium yuhuli AB48 DNA window GGCCATTTCCGGTTCAATCATCCAAAATTCTGCCAGGTGGCGCGAGGTATTGGAGTTTTCAGCCCGGAAGGTGGGGCCGAAGGTGTAGACGTTGCTAAAGGCCATGGCCATGACTTCGGCTTCGAGTTGGCCGCTAACGGTGAGATAGGCGGGTTTGCCAAAAAAGTCGTGTTGGTAGTCGACGCTTTGGCGTTCAGTTTTGGGAATGTTGGCTAAATCGAGTTGGGTGACGTTAAACAGTTCACCGGCTCCTTCACAGTCGCTACTGGTGAGGATGGGAGTATGAATCCAGAGGAAGCCTCGTTCTTGGAAGAATTGATGGATAGCGTTGGCGGCACTGTTGCGAACTCGGAAGACGGCGCTGAGGGTATTGGTGCGCGATCGCAGGTGAGCGATGGTTCGTAAAAATTCAAAGGAATGGCGTTTTTTCTGAAGGGGATAGGTCTCACTGTCAACGCCGCCGTAGAGATGAATCTGTTGGGCTTGTAATTCTAGGCGTTGCCCTTTAGCGGGAGAGTCGACTAGGGTTCCTTGAACTTCAATGGAGGCCCCGGTGTTGAGCTGTTTGAGCAGATCGGGGCTGGCAACCTGGGGATTGATGACAATTTGTAAATTAGCCAGGGCAGAGCCATCGTTGAGTTCAATAAAGCTAAAGTTCTTGAGATCCCGTTTGGTGCGAATCCAACCCCGAACGATCGCCGTCTCATGGGGGTGACCGTGGCGTAAAATATCCAGAATTTTGCGGTGTTCCATAGCTTAAGCGGTG harbors:
- the asnS gene encoding asparagine--tRNA ligase gives rise to the protein MEHRKILDILRHGHPHETAIVRGWIRTKRDLKNFSFIELNDGSALANLQIVINPQVASPDLLKQLNTGASIEVQGTLVDSPAKGQRLELQAQQIHLYGGVDSETYPLQKKRHSFEFLRTIAHLRSRTNTLSAVFRVRNSAANAIHQFFQERGFLWIHTPILTSSDCEGAGELFNVTQLDLANIPKTERQSVDYQHDFFGKPAYLTVSGQLEAEVMAMAFSNVYTFGPTFRAENSNTSRHLAEFWMIEPEMAFCDLQGDMDLAQDFLKSIVQAVLNTCPEDLDFFNQRIDKTVLSRAEAIVNQDFERLTYSEAIAQLERSNQSFEFPVEWGLDLQSEHERYLTEQLIGKPVILYDYPIGIKAFYMRANDDGRTVAAMDVLVPQIGEIIGGSQREERLDLLQQRLQASGLNEQDYWWYLDLRRYGTVPHAGFGLGFERLVQFITGMSNIRDVIPFPRAPMSIEF